From the Telopea speciosissima isolate NSW1024214 ecotype Mountain lineage chromosome 9, Tspe_v1, whole genome shotgun sequence genome, the window CTCTTCCCTTCTGGAATGTTAGGGAGAGTGGGAGAGTGGGAGAGTGGGacgtctctctctctgatcGGCGATTGTATTGCAGAAATCTCATGTCaatcattctctcttctctgatCTACCCTGCCCGTGAAATGGTCGATTTATCGCGCGAGTCCTAAAACCCTAATGAGGAGcgatcttctctcttcttcagccatctctcttgttttcttctccaaggaacCGAAGACGAACACAATCTCTGCAACGGTCAGGTTCTTcacgactctctctctctttgtttctctgcaactccaagGAAGCGCAGACAGTCTCTGCAACTTCAAGCGAAGACAGTCTCTCGTTCTCTTTCTCTATCGTTCTAGTTCAGAAATGCTTCAAAAGAGATGATCAGGTGATCCTCGTGAAGCTTTATAATTTCAGTCATTGAAGTTGAAATTCTCATAATTTAAAGATAGGTTCTCAAAATCTAGCATAATATCTAGCTCTAATTGGTGAATTACAGGCaatatgaaatttttttcctgtaCTTACATTAGAGTAACAAGTCCAACCAGGGAGATAAGCATTTAATTTCACTGGTGCTTACCAACTCCACTGATCCAAATTAAATCAGGAACTTCCTGGTAATTTGGACTCTCAAGTATTGGTACTCAAACATTACATAGGTTGTCCTTGATTAATTTATAGGACACAGTCAACCTAGTTCTAGGAAATAATGGTTCTTGGGATCAGTAGCCTTTGGTAGAATTAAGTATGAACAAATTTCTTAGAAATGAAGGGAGGTGTTTTTTTCtatctttaattattttccaaatcttGGGTTCATCATAGAATTTCGGGTTTTTATTGCAAGATTGAGTAATGATTAAGTTCTTGAAATGCAAGCACCAAAAAGAGTTTTCAAGATACAGAGACTCTTTTTCACTTTTAGAATTCAGTTTAATCTGAAAATCATTGTTCAGGTAATGGACAAGCTGAATGTATCATTGAGGAAGATGACAGTTACTCCATCCACTTAGTGAGCATGAACCCTAGAAAGGTCCATGAGATTGGGCAAGTTACAAAGGGAACTGGGTATCTGGTCTGATAGCTTGTTATTTGAACGGTCCATAGAGGTTAGATTATGAAACTGTCCAAAAAAATCTGGAATCAGCCCAGGGAGAGTGTCTTCAGTAAGGGCAGTTGACCTACACTTGGAGGAATGGATCCTTCAAAGCTGTTATCTTCAAGGACAAATTGGGTGAGGTGGGTTAACTTTGAGAAGCTCTCTGGAATAGGACCTCCAATCTGTTTCATCCCACTGATCACCAGTGTCTCCAAGAACTAGAGATTACCCAGAGAAGGGTACAAGGTGCCTTTCATGTACATCTGCAACTCCAAACCAATCACCCTCCCTGTAGGGTTACACTGAATGCCCTCCCAATCTCCTCCACAACAATCTTTACCAATccatgaagagagaatctctgtTGTGTCCTTCAAGATCTTGCCTTTGAATCCAAGTAGTACAGCTCTGTCTGTCTCTGAACAAACTGGGGTTTAATTAACTGTTTGAGTCAGGGTTCATTGCGTCTGTTGTTTTGATGTTGATCCTCACCATTACAGGAAGGATTGGACAACCTTTGTCCTGCTCATGGGATCTGCAAAGTTTGTTTAAGAGGAAAAGAAACTGAAGGGATAGTTGCAATTTAGTTTCATATGAAGCCATCTTCACTTCTGGGTCAAAGCTATATCAATGCATTTATATAGCAATAAAATGAATATGTACCTTGTTTCCAAGGTACCCCAATATTCCACGCCCAACACAGGAGAGTCTCAAATGTCcaatgtgttggacaagttccttctttgcccaAACAGTGACAAAAATTTCCACCATCTGCTTGCTGGTTATGAGGCTATACTTCAGCTGGTTAGTGGTGATCCCTGTCATCACGAAACTACTTGAACCATCGTCTTCTTCGGAAGATGAATCATCTTCATAAATATAAGATTCTTGGCATCCAAAACAGGAGTCTttactattttttctttccaaatcaGAAGGGCAATTACAAATCTTGAGGCGTCTTCCCTTTTCTGTCCTGAAGCTTTTACTAACTTTTTTAAGAGAAGGCTTTTGGAAGAACAGTAGACAGCCATTGGCCTTCAAATCTTTGGAAGTTTTATTCAGGGACTGGTTGATGAGAGCTAGCCATTTTGCTGCTGGTTCATTGTCTTCTATAACTAGCACATTTCCAGCGTTTAAGGGTACTATTTCCTAAAAACTTatttccaaagaagaagaacacaaccACAGTAAATCACTGCCCAATCTGAAGTTCTGTATTTTCATTTGCATCAATATGAAAGCAATatctaattaaaaaaagaaatatgctGAATCCAACAAACTTTAAGAGGCGCAAAAAAATTGAACTTTTTGAGAGCTAGTTTTAATTTGGTaggaaaaaaactaaaatttaaacatggaaaaacatcaggttgCATGATCAGTTGGAATATGATGATTTCACACAATTCAGCTACATTAGATTGAAGTAAATCTCCAACCACAAGCCTATTTTAGCAAAAAAACAATCCATACCCTAAAACATAAATGTCTGATGGATCCTGCACTTGAAGAAAATTGTCAAGATTCAGGTCATTGTGAGGGGATTTTCCACCTACATTCCAAGTTGCTACAAAAACGCTGAACAAAAAGAACGAGGATaaaatttagaaggaaaaaaaaggtataAGGTGAACATAAAGCCATTTCAGATGCAAGAGGACTCATAGAGGAATATCAACACCCTCAAAATACTGTAAGGTTTGAGAATCTAAAACATTTTCCATTGGAGATTGGTGGCTTCTGAATTTCAAATTCCCAAGCCTTGAAGTAGATTCTGCAATTaaaaagaaagtgaaagagagaaggaaaaagacaaaCAGAAGATTACTACAGGATAATACAGAAATCTCTACCTGAAAAGCTTTTCCTGATGGCTGTATGTGTGGCTGAAAAGGTGAGAACCTTTCAAACTCCACTGTTTGTTTTTCACAGGAAACATCAATTTAAATTGAGAAGCAGAGCTAGAGAAGATGGAACAGAAACAGAGGAGATAACtaatcttttctattttattttagttagaAAGAcatataggagaagaagaaaactattAAGTAGCATTCTTGCATTCCAAGTTAACACTGATAAAGTGCCAAAAAATGTTGTTGTACTTTCATTTTCATCTAAACTTGGTGTTTTCTTcgttctatttctttttttttcctattctaCACATCTGAAAGGGGACAAATCATTTTGCcactcaaagaaaaagatgacaaTTTCTTCAATAAACAAAGCTGGGGCCAATTTAACCAGGTTTTAGAACTGAGATGGATCACTGTGACCAGTAGACATGGAAGAGTTTTCATTTTCATAGAAGCCAAAGCATGAAAGATAAACATTACAGAATATAGAAATTTTCTTACATGGCTCTATATGGATGTATTGCCAATCCAATCTTTTGGATCAAGCATGCGTATACGAATTAATTCAACTTCTCCCACAAAAAGAATGTGGTGAAGTGCAGTGTGATTTGCTGACCGCATTTCTGTCCAGATGTTCCAGCTTGGCAAAGTTTATGTTGACTATCCAACTACTTGGTCACCCTGCATGCTTTCACATGCAACTACCAACCAAAGGTTCATTACTTCACTTGAATTGGGTGATTAGTTGGTGTAACTTTTGTAATATGGAGTATCTGGGACTGAGTGAGATAACATCACCTATGGTGGTTTCTGTCTATCACCTTCTacctgcatctctctctctctctctttctctttttgaaaacAGTGGCATGAAGCCACAATGGCGGCCTCCATTAGGACCATACACAAATGCACAGGGGGTTTACCAGGCCAGCTGGCCACCCCTCTCACCCCActtcactctctctctgtctctcacatTGTCTCTCTTTTCCTCACTTGGCCTTCACCATCTAACACTTGAAACCCTGCAATCACCAACACCTATTTACTCACTTCTAGACTAAAAACCATGGTCTTTCACTTGGTTCTTCTTCCCCTAATAATGAAAGATCATAATAGCAACAAATTACTTAATAAATTCAGAATCTGTACCAAAAATAAAGTGTTTCTTTTGACGAAATAATCGCAGTAAACCAGCACTCATGGTAATCCAGCAAGGCAAGGGATTACTACTAATGGGATGTTTCTCAGGTTTTAGCATGAGTGACACTTGAGCATGCTATGTTCCAATCCAGTCCAGGGCCAACAAGATCACTGATACTATCTATCTTTAATATTCGGAATCTGTTTTGCTCTTTTATATTCAAACTTGGAAGTGGTACATGAATGTTTCAAGAAACAGAATGACTATTTCAACATACATTTACACAAAACCAATTCACAGAAGTATAGAGAAGAGAAATTGATGGCTTAAACATATGTAAAGATTCTCAAACTGTGATCTCTTGGAAACAAAGGTCTCAAATCATCATCTCTTGGAAACTAAAGCTTCTGATAAGATTTTCAAATTGTGATATCTTGGAAATTGAGGTCGAAAATCATCATCTCTTTCAAACATTCATAGCAAGAGGGACGAGAGAACAGTGAAATTTAAGCTTCAACAATCAAAACCCGAACCATAGACTAATTATCAGAGTAAAAAGGAAAAGCAATATTCATCCTTCAACTTCCTTGGATAAAAAGGACCCAACCAATTTTGCAAGAACCACAGGACTGTCAATTGTAATATTCCAATAGCCTACATTGTGCATGAAACTTTTCTGCTTAGACATTTTTATTTGTTCTAGCTCAAAATTAAGAAGCTGCAAACAGATGAAGACCACAGCCTCTTGTCCTTTTGGTCCACTAAAGCATATGTAGGATAAGCCTATACTATATACTAGAACGAATActagaatgaaaaaaataaaagaaatttttaCGATAATACCATAATAAAGGTCATTATATCAACCACATTACCTGACTTGCATTCCCATTTAAGGATGCAGCTGCCAACTTCTTGAGCTCTTTAAAAGCATCCTTCCCATTCCAGTGTTTGGTTTGATGCTGCAACCTGTGATTGACATGATAATGTCTTTGTGGAGGCTAAACCACAGACGGTTGAAAAGGTGTGTGTAATAGTGAAGAAGCAGTTGGCATTACCTGATGACTCTGAGGTCACTGGTGAATCAAAATTTGCTGCACTTGGAGCTGATTCTCTTGACACGGTATGCAATTTCTAAATCAATATGCTGCCTTTTTTAATGCATGTATTATACTCTCATTGACCTGGTATGAACCTACTGATTTCCAATGTGACTATGGATACGGTGGCTCTAATTTCACTGATTAGGCTACCTAAATCATGATCATTTAATTTTACAAAACTTTCCTTGTTCTTCAAAATTTGAGGACAGTTGCCTTTGGTGCCAACAGTGAACTGGCAGAGTAAACACCACGGGTAGCAACTCTCACTAGCATCTAAGTCCCAATGGGGCCATGTTCAACTTTGGGTATTCTTGGTATATGTACACAATTTCCACAACTTATTACATTTACTGGGAATTTAAGTGTTCTAGAAAGTTCTTTCATAGCTTTGTGATGAAATTTTGATTAGTTTTGCAAGACTGCCCTGATTATTTTAAGCTTAATTGGAAAATGATGTGGGTGATGACCATTGGATTcaagaatcaattttttttttgctaccAGCAATAGTTCTGAAAATGATTTTAGTTGTTTCTAGTGGGAGAGTCAAGTTGCATaacaatcccaaaaaaaaaatttcaccccATGGGATGTCTTCTCTCCAAATAATATCCAAAATTGGTGTTGGATGGGGAGCTCAGGTATGGTAATTCTTTATCTTACATTCATTGTCATCTTGGTCCATTCCTATCAGTCTTGAGAGCTCATTAGACTAGAAAGCAATATACTATCAGTCTTGGAATGTCATGTCTTCTTAGTTAGTGGTTCTATTTGTTGTTGATTAAATTCCaagctccacttgatgggtctttagctcaaattggtagagcacttggaacatgagcatgttccagggatggtggttcaaatccaccaaggcactttttattcaactgttcatagcatagtcagttatgacactaatccacacaagaacccaaatttaatggcatctttgaaatttgacaaaaattttatatgtatgtacttcaattaaatggatatggattttttatcatatgtaaagatctctgtt encodes:
- the LOC122640635 gene encoding type I inositol polyphosphate 5-phosphatase 5-like, giving the protein MFPVKNKQWSLKESTSRLGNLKFRSHQSPMENVLDSQTLHVFVATWNVGGKSPHNDLNLDNFLQVQDPSDIYVLGF